The following proteins come from a genomic window of Synechococcus sp. MW101C3:
- a CDS encoding phosphomannose isomerase type II C-terminal cupin domain, whose product MPEPGRELPPGPEAQVDAGSGRCQRPWGWFETLADGESYRVKRLLVLAHQRISLQRHRHRCEHWVVVAGNGRLELEGESIPARPGVTLFIPVGAMHRLTAGSSDLVLIEVQRGDRLEESDIERWQDDYGRAVSST is encoded by the coding sequence TTGCCTGAACCCGGCCGCGAGTTACCGCCCGGCCCCGAGGCCCAGGTTGACGCCGGATCAGGGCGATGCCAACGCCCCTGGGGATGGTTCGAGACCCTTGCCGATGGTGAGTCCTACCGGGTGAAACGGCTGCTGGTCCTGGCCCACCAGCGCATCAGCCTCCAACGTCATCGCCACCGCTGTGAGCACTGGGTCGTGGTGGCCGGCAACGGTCGGCTTGAACTGGAGGGGGAATCCATCCCGGCCCGGCCGGGTGTCACCTTGTTCATCCCTGTGGGCGCGATGCATCGGCTCACCGCCGGCTCCAGCGATCTGGTCCTGATTGAGGTGCAGCGGGGCGACCGTCTCGAAGAAAGTGATATCGAGCGTTGGCAGGACGATTACGGCCGGGCCGTCAGCAGCACATGA
- a CDS encoding DEAD/DEAH box helicase, which yields MPLTSVDLTALEATSPAVTDATTEASTLIGPLTTTAAPAEAKNGFASFGFSAELLEAVEGCGYTEPSPIQKAAIPELLLGRDLVGQAQTGTGKTAAFALPLLARLDPAQRTPQVLVLTPTRELALQVAESFNSYATKLPQVRVLPIYGGADFRDQIVRLRRGVQVVVGTPGRVMDHMRQGTLDLSGLRSLVLDEADEMLRMGFIDDVEWVLGQLPSERQVILFSATMPSEIRRLSKNYLRSPAEVTIRQKGAESSSIRQRHLVVNGSQKLEALTRVLEAESSEGVIIFARTKAITLAVSEALEQQGHDVAVLNGDVPQAQRERTVERLRSGKVNVLVATDVAARGLDVDRITLVINFDIPFDSEAYVHRIGRTGRAGRKGDAILFLTPRERRFLSGLERAVGKPIEPMEVPSNADINQSRLDRLRQRLTAAVQEPTSEPQELALLSEIIQRVGREIEVTPEQLALAALQLAVGDRPLLAQGEENWQQSGGRDRDRQRDGDGRRGERGEQRRPLGQGRNGGGFREEGSAPPDDQMDRFRIEVGWRDRVKPGNIVGAIANEAGLNGRSIGRIQIFDTHSVIDLPKGMPEDVFAALARLRVMNKELQISRHQG from the coding sequence CTGCCGCTGACGAGCGTCGATCTCACCGCCCTGGAAGCCACCAGCCCCGCCGTGACGGACGCCACAACCGAGGCCAGCACCCTGATCGGTCCGCTCACCACCACCGCAGCACCTGCCGAAGCGAAGAACGGCTTCGCCAGCTTTGGTTTCTCCGCCGAGCTGCTGGAGGCCGTCGAAGGCTGCGGCTACACCGAGCCTTCCCCGATCCAGAAAGCCGCCATTCCTGAGCTGCTGCTCGGCCGTGATCTGGTCGGACAGGCGCAGACCGGCACCGGCAAGACAGCCGCCTTCGCCCTGCCCCTGCTGGCCCGCCTTGATCCGGCCCAACGCACCCCCCAGGTGCTGGTGCTCACGCCCACCCGCGAGCTGGCGCTGCAGGTGGCGGAATCCTTCAACAGCTATGCCACCAAGCTCCCGCAGGTGCGGGTGCTTCCCATCTACGGCGGAGCCGATTTCCGCGATCAGATCGTGCGTCTGCGCCGTGGCGTGCAGGTGGTGGTGGGCACACCTGGCCGGGTGATGGATCACATGCGCCAGGGCACCCTTGATCTTTCCGGCCTGCGCAGCCTCGTGCTCGACGAAGCCGATGAAATGCTGCGCATGGGCTTCATCGACGACGTGGAGTGGGTGCTGGGGCAGTTGCCGAGCGAGCGGCAGGTGATCCTGTTCTCCGCCACCATGCCGTCCGAAATCCGGCGGCTTTCGAAGAACTATCTCCGCAGCCCGGCGGAAGTGACGATTCGGCAGAAAGGCGCTGAATCCAGTTCCATCCGCCAGCGCCATCTGGTGGTGAACGGATCCCAGAAACTGGAAGCTCTCACCCGGGTGCTCGAGGCCGAAAGCAGCGAGGGTGTGATCATCTTTGCCCGCACCAAGGCCATCACCCTGGCGGTGTCCGAAGCGCTCGAACAGCAGGGCCACGATGTCGCTGTGCTCAACGGCGATGTGCCGCAGGCCCAGCGGGAGCGCACCGTTGAGCGGCTGCGCAGCGGCAAGGTGAACGTGCTTGTGGCCACGGATGTGGCGGCGCGCGGCCTCGACGTCGACCGCATCACCCTGGTGATCAACTTCGACATCCCCTTCGACAGCGAGGCCTACGTGCACCGCATCGGCCGCACCGGCCGGGCCGGACGCAAGGGCGACGCGATCCTGTTCCTCACACCACGCGAGCGCCGCTTCCTCTCAGGTCTCGAGCGTGCCGTCGGCAAGCCGATCGAGCCGATGGAGGTGCCCAGCAACGCCGACATCAACCAGAGCCGGCTGGATCGCCTGCGTCAGCGCCTCACCGCCGCTGTGCAGGAGCCCACAAGTGAGCCCCAGGAACTGGCCCTGCTCAGCGAGATTATCCAGCGGGTAGGCCGCGAGATCGAGGTCACCCCGGAGCAGCTGGCCCTGGCCGCCCTCCAGCTCGCCGTGGGCGATCGCCCGCTGCTCGCCCAGGGTGAAGAAAACTGGCAGCAGAGCGGAGGACGCGACCGTGACCGTCAACGGGACGGCGATGGCCGCCGTGGCGAGCGCGGCGAGCAACGGCGGCCCCTTGGCCAAGGCCGCAACGGCGGCGGGTTCCGCGAGGAAGGCAGCGCGCCCCCCGACGACCAGATGGACCGGTTCCGCATCGAAGTGGGCTGGCGTGACCGCGTCAAGCCGGGCAACATCGTGGGAGCGATCGCCAATGAGGCTGGCCTCAACGGCCGCAGCATCGGCAGGATCCAGATCTTCGACACGCACAGCGTGATCGATCTGCCCAAGGGAATGCCTGAAGATGTGTTCGCTGCTCTCGCCCGCCTGCGGGTGATGAACAAGGAGCTGCAGATTTCCCGTCACCAGGGCTGA
- a CDS encoding glutamine synthetase III encodes MPSSQRLAAIQCIQERPSPEFPPIAPLSELWASDVFDLAKMKSSLPKDIFKSVQKTIKEGGKLDVSVANVVAQAMKDWAVGRGALYYAHVFYPLTNSTAEKHDGFISTQSDGSAICEFTGKVLVQGEPDGSSFPNGGIRSTFEARGYTAWDITSPAFLMETPNGITLCIPTVFVSWTGEALDKKTPLLRSNAAMNKQAQRLLKLLGNTEIAPVNSSCGAEQEYFLVDSAFVTLRPDLLLAGRTLFGHPSAKGQQFDDHYFGAIPQRVQVFMQDVERQMYKLGIPAKTRHNEVAPGQFEIAPFFEAANVATDHQQLTMTLLKNTARRHGMNCLLHEKPFAGINGSGKHVNWSVGNGTQGNLLDPGSSPEENMQFLLFCGAVIRGVHLYGPLLRAVVATAGNDHRLGANEAPPAIISMYLGSQLEEVFTMIKNGNLGSTDHGGLMQLGVDTLPEFPKDPGDRNRTSPFAFTGNRFEFRAVGSNQSVAGPLVAMNTILADSLKYVADELEAKMGAGASLESAAAGVLQAIMQQHGNVVFGGDGYSSEWHEKAVTERGLENLPTTADALLVLERDDIKALFERTGVLTPVELHSRFEVYAEQYVLAVEVEAKLVLQMARTQVYPAVMTYLGQLANSLHYQETLGLPPDRAMAGRIATLNQELLANCVALESALASPPHGEVAHMRHCADTLLPLMYKIREAVDGLETLVDDNAWPLPTYQEMLFIK; translated from the coding sequence ATGCCCAGTTCGCAGCGTCTCGCGGCCATCCAGTGCATCCAGGAACGGCCATCCCCGGAGTTTCCTCCCATTGCGCCCCTCTCGGAGTTGTGGGCGTCTGACGTTTTCGATCTGGCCAAGATGAAGTCGTCCTTGCCGAAGGACATCTTCAAATCGGTTCAGAAAACCATCAAGGAAGGCGGCAAACTTGATGTTTCCGTGGCCAATGTTGTAGCCCAGGCGATGAAAGACTGGGCGGTGGGCCGTGGCGCCCTCTACTACGCCCACGTGTTCTATCCGCTCACCAACTCCACGGCGGAGAAGCACGACGGCTTCATCTCCACCCAGAGCGATGGTTCGGCCATCTGTGAATTCACCGGCAAGGTGCTGGTGCAGGGCGAGCCTGATGGTTCCTCCTTCCCCAATGGCGGCATCCGCTCCACCTTCGAAGCCCGCGGTTACACGGCCTGGGACATCACCAGCCCGGCTTTCCTGATGGAGACGCCCAACGGCATCACCCTCTGCATCCCCACGGTGTTTGTGTCGTGGACGGGTGAAGCCCTCGACAAGAAGACACCGCTGCTGCGCTCCAACGCAGCGATGAACAAACAGGCCCAGCGGCTGCTCAAGTTGCTCGGCAACACCGAGATCGCCCCGGTCAATTCCAGCTGCGGTGCTGAACAGGAATACTTCCTGGTCGACAGCGCCTTCGTGACCCTCCGCCCCGACCTGCTGCTGGCGGGCCGCACCCTGTTCGGCCATCCTTCCGCCAAGGGCCAGCAGTTCGACGACCACTACTTCGGTGCGATCCCCCAGCGGGTGCAGGTGTTCATGCAGGATGTGGAACGCCAGATGTACAAGCTGGGCATTCCCGCCAAAACCCGCCACAACGAAGTGGCACCGGGCCAGTTCGAGATCGCTCCGTTCTTTGAGGCGGCCAACGTAGCCACCGACCACCAGCAGCTCACCATGACGCTGCTGAAGAACACGGCCCGCCGGCACGGCATGAACTGCCTGCTGCACGAGAAGCCCTTCGCTGGCATCAACGGCTCCGGCAAGCACGTGAACTGGTCGGTGGGCAACGGCACCCAAGGCAACCTGCTGGATCCCGGCAGCAGCCCCGAGGAGAACATGCAGTTCCTGTTGTTCTGCGGTGCTGTGATTCGTGGCGTGCATCTCTACGGCCCGCTGCTGCGTGCTGTGGTGGCCACGGCTGGTAATGATCACCGCCTCGGTGCCAACGAAGCGCCGCCGGCGATCATCTCGATGTACCTCGGCAGCCAGCTGGAAGAGGTGTTCACGATGATCAAGAACGGCAACCTTGGCAGTACCGACCACGGTGGATTGATGCAGCTCGGTGTCGACACCCTGCCCGAGTTCCCCAAGGATCCGGGCGATCGCAACCGCACCTCCCCGTTCGCCTTCACCGGCAACCGCTTCGAGTTCCGCGCCGTGGGCTCGAATCAATCCGTGGCCGGCCCGCTGGTGGCCATGAACACGATCCTGGCCGACTCGCTCAAGTACGTGGCCGACGAACTGGAGGCCAAGATGGGTGCCGGTGCGTCGCTGGAGTCGGCAGCCGCTGGAGTGCTGCAGGCGATCATGCAGCAGCACGGCAATGTGGTGTTCGGCGGTGACGGCTACTCCAGTGAGTGGCATGAAAAGGCCGTGACCGAACGGGGCCTGGAGAACCTCCCCACCACCGCCGATGCGCTGCTCGTGCTGGAGCGGGACGACATCAAGGCCCTGTTCGAGCGCACCGGTGTGCTCACCCCGGTGGAGCTGCACAGCCGCTTCGAGGTGTATGCCGAGCAGTACGTGCTGGCGGTGGAAGTGGAGGCCAAGTTGGTGCTGCAGATGGCCCGCACCCAGGTGTACCCCGCCGTGATGACCTATCTCGGTCAGCTGGCCAACTCCCTCCACTACCAGGAAACCCTGGGTCTGCCGCCCGATCGGGCCATGGCCGGCCGGATCGCCACGCTCAACCAGGAGCTGCTGGCCAACTGCGTGGCCCTGGAGTCCGCTCTGGCCAGCCCGCCCCACGGCGAGGTTGCCCACATGCGCCACTGCGCCGACACCCTGCTGCCGCTGATGTACAAGATCCGCGAAGCCGTCGACGGGCTCGAAACCCTGGTGGACGACAACGCCTGGCCGCTGCCCACCTACCAGGAGATGCTGTTCATCAAGTAG
- a CDS encoding LCP family protein, whose amino-acid sequence MFGLGGGLALAVPLADLIKGNTTVKLEGFRNPFGSWVDTDRDLLVLGSDVGGGNTDVIFTLRVENGKTQITQVPRDTYIDSARFGPVKANALYAYGGIEAAKEELSERLGRPIGHYIKVNLSAIRRMGDVLGGVEVDVPKRMYYVDNSQGLYIDLQPGMQTLKGRDLEGFLRWRHDENGDIGRIERQQLVLAAVFRKLIRPDNLMRLPTLLSAAGEDVKTDLGPMQIGGLITAMASTQLSTERLGGRPFDRNGISYWEADWPSTAGTASSSKESSDNGRYRFLF is encoded by the coding sequence ATGTTCGGGCTCGGCGGCGGCCTCGCCCTGGCGGTGCCCTTGGCCGATCTGATCAAGGGCAACACCACTGTGAAGCTGGAAGGCTTCCGCAATCCCTTCGGCAGCTGGGTTGACACCGATCGCGACCTGCTCGTGCTCGGCTCCGACGTGGGTGGTGGCAACACCGATGTGATCTTCACGCTGCGGGTGGAGAACGGCAAAACCCAGATCACCCAGGTGCCGCGAGACACCTACATCGATTCCGCCCGCTTCGGCCCGGTCAAGGCCAACGCTCTCTACGCCTACGGCGGCATCGAAGCCGCGAAGGAGGAGCTTTCTGAGCGCCTCGGTCGACCCATCGGCCACTACATCAAGGTGAATCTGAGCGCGATCCGCCGCATGGGCGATGTGCTCGGTGGCGTCGAGGTGGATGTGCCCAAGCGCATGTACTACGTCGACAACAGCCAGGGCCTCTACATCGACCTGCAGCCGGGCATGCAGACGCTCAAGGGCCGCGACCTGGAAGGCTTCCTGCGCTGGCGCCACGACGAGAACGGTGACATCGGCCGCATCGAGCGGCAGCAGCTGGTGCTGGCCGCGGTGTTTCGCAAGCTGATCCGGCCGGACAACCTGATGCGTCTGCCCACCCTGCTCTCCGCCGCCGGGGAGGATGTCAAGACCGATCTCGGGCCGATGCAGATCGGCGGCCTGATCACCGCCATGGCCTCCACCCAGCTCAGCACCGAGCGGCTCGGCGGCCGCCCGTTCGACCGCAACGGCATCAGCTACTGGGAAGCCGACTGGCCCAGCACCGCCGGCACCGCCAGCTCCTCCAAGGAGTCGTCGGACAACGGCCGCTACCGCTTCCTGTTCTGA
- a CDS encoding aromatic acid exporter family protein — protein sequence MDGAGTVPAMRRSAAMAPLSPLLQQSLRLGLASLITAAIALWSDRIAFVWYPLLAVIFVIDDNDELTVKAALARVLGTASGGLVAFLVHTIMGGWPAVLVSLLLTVPLLRLLGWQGGLSTAVTISLMFLLIPHYTALNWDYVFNRTVDTSVGIVVALLTALLFWPKNRLQRIGALERQIHTSLQTQLAALTAWALGRQARPAPLSRAEFTARLLALEQLVQQEQAGHARHLLRQARWRQRLLIWQTIHHHWVQFERLLGQLPADLAGEPAVAALASQLQRALQQLQAPASGDGPLQLQPASGEQTLPSLLLLSLEEEHNRLRRALLSLQFCERSTLPRTASSRLEPAR from the coding sequence ATGGACGGAGCCGGTACCGTGCCGGCAATGCGCCGCAGCGCTGCGATGGCTCCACTCTCCCCCCTGCTTCAGCAGAGCCTGCGCCTTGGCCTCGCCAGCCTGATCACCGCCGCGATCGCGCTCTGGAGCGATCGGATCGCGTTCGTGTGGTACCCGCTGCTGGCCGTGATCTTCGTCATCGATGACAACGACGAGCTGACCGTCAAAGCGGCCCTCGCCCGGGTGCTCGGCACCGCCAGCGGCGGTCTGGTGGCCTTTCTTGTGCACACGATCATGGGCGGCTGGCCCGCGGTGCTGGTGTCCCTGCTGCTGACCGTGCCCCTGCTGCGGCTGCTGGGCTGGCAAGGAGGGCTGTCCACCGCCGTGACGATCAGCCTGATGTTCCTGCTGATCCCCCACTACACCGCGCTCAACTGGGACTACGTGTTCAACCGCACGGTGGACACGTCCGTGGGAATCGTGGTGGCGCTGCTGACGGCCCTGCTGTTCTGGCCGAAGAACAGGCTGCAGCGCATCGGGGCCCTCGAGCGGCAGATCCACACCAGCCTGCAGACGCAGCTCGCTGCCCTCACGGCGTGGGCTCTGGGCAGGCAGGCACGCCCTGCACCGCTGTCCCGTGCCGAGTTCACCGCCCGCCTGCTCGCTCTCGAACAGCTGGTGCAGCAGGAGCAGGCGGGCCATGCACGGCACCTGCTGCGGCAGGCACGCTGGCGCCAGCGGCTGCTGATCTGGCAGACGATCCACCACCACTGGGTGCAGTTCGAACGGCTGCTCGGCCAGCTCCCCGCCGACCTGGCCGGCGAGCCAGCTGTCGCCGCGTTGGCATCGCAGCTGCAACGGGCGCTTCAGCAGCTGCAGGCGCCGGCGTCAGGCGACGGGCCGCTGCAGCTGCAGCCAGCCTCCGGGGAGCAGACCCTGCCCTCGCTGCTGCTGCTCTCGCTGGAGGAGGAACACAACCGGCTGCGGCGGGCGCTGCTTTCGCTGCAGTTCTGCGAGCGGAGCACCCTGCCCCGCACCGCCAGCTCCCGCTTGGAGCCGGCGCGATGA
- a CDS encoding MFS transporter translates to MIPAGRPTLTASDWRIWGLTAAGKYLEGLVVFMGGIALPLVQAELAPARAAVGLLAAAPLIGILVGAPLLGTLADRWGRRPVFLAELVLLLAGLLGAAASPNVTCLVAALLLIGLALGADYPTGHLVISEQLPAAWRGPLVLGAFGCQAVGALSGSLLGWLLAAHGSLGPLGWRSLYLLPVLPVLLLTGARLGVPESPGWRPPGVAQPQAAGEGGSAPATGQTETAHPLPNPLPPRAPSPLAPPSLRPLLLAGLPWFVQDLSTYGVGIFLPQLLVQGGVQQHSLGWATAADGLFVAGIGLAIVLVDRLGRIGLQVAGFGGCAAGLALAAWGCSGAVQEPGLVIAGVGLFLFMTNAGPNATTYLLAGEVFPIAQRGQGAGLAAAAGKAGAVLAALTLPGLLHRWGTGAVLAGLAVSSVIGALLTGWLRLDPALER, encoded by the coding sequence GTGATCCCTGCCGGCAGGCCCACCCTCACAGCGTCAGACTGGCGGATCTGGGGCCTCACCGCCGCAGGCAAATACCTGGAGGGGCTGGTGGTGTTCATGGGGGGCATCGCCCTGCCGCTGGTGCAGGCGGAGCTGGCGCCGGCCAGGGCAGCCGTGGGTCTGCTGGCGGCCGCGCCGCTGATCGGCATCCTCGTGGGCGCGCCGCTGCTGGGCACGCTGGCCGACCGCTGGGGCCGCCGGCCGGTGTTCTTAGCCGAGCTGGTGCTGCTGCTGGCGGGGCTGCTGGGGGCCGCCGCCAGTCCGAACGTCACCTGCCTGGTGGCCGCACTGCTGCTGATCGGCCTGGCGCTCGGCGCCGACTACCCCACCGGCCATCTGGTGATCTCCGAACAGTTGCCGGCGGCCTGGCGCGGCCCGCTGGTGCTGGGCGCCTTCGGCTGCCAGGCCGTGGGGGCACTGAGCGGCAGCCTGCTGGGCTGGCTGCTGGCTGCTCATGGCAGCCTGGGGCCACTGGGCTGGCGCAGCCTCTATCTCCTGCCGGTGCTGCCGGTGCTGCTGCTCACCGGGGCGCGGCTGGGGGTGCCGGAAAGCCCTGGCTGGCGGCCGCCGGGTGTTGCCCAGCCCCAGGCCGCTGGAGAAGGGGGGTCGGCGCCAGCCACTGGCCAGACCGAGACGGCGCATCCTCTGCCCAACCCGTTGCCACCTCGCGCACCCAGCCCGCTGGCGCCTCCTTCACTGCGCCCACTGCTGCTGGCCGGGCTGCCGTGGTTTGTGCAGGACCTCAGCACCTACGGGGTGGGAATCTTCCTGCCGCAACTGCTGGTGCAGGGCGGCGTGCAACAGCACAGCCTGGGCTGGGCCACAGCGGCCGATGGGCTGTTCGTGGCCGGAATCGGCCTGGCGATCGTGCTGGTCGATCGGCTGGGCCGGATCGGGCTGCAGGTGGCCGGCTTCGGGGGCTGCGCCGCCGGGCTGGCGCTGGCGGCGTGGGGCTGCAGCGGGGCTGTTCAGGAGCCCGGCCTGGTGATCGCCGGGGTGGGCCTGTTTCTGTTCATGACCAACGCCGGCCCCAATGCCACCACCTATCTCCTTGCAGGAGAGGTGTTCCCGATCGCCCAGCGCGGCCAGGGGGCGGGCCTCGCGGCCGCTGCCGGCAAAGCCGGCGCGGTGCTCGCCGCGCTCACACTGCCGGGGTTGCTGCACCGCTGGGGAACGGGTGCGGTGTTGGCTGGCCTGGCGGTCAGTTCGGTGATCGGCGCACTGCTCACCGGCTGGTTACGGCTCGACCCGGCACTGGAGCGCTAA
- a CDS encoding ParB/Srx family N-terminal domain-containing protein, translating into MAPSSGPHELPTTSQTELLELPVERLQPTQLCLGLAEVRARACDFRLESAASRRRYLRSRPVPVAVSSAGEHWMIDRHHRLRALLDVDPDVSVFCAVVLRLEGASRAHCLEELNRRGWLYLHDGEGRGPHPAERLPRRLEALDDDPYRSLVWKLKQEGLIRAQPTLPFHEFRWGAWLRQQALPPFSSIELDPALPAARELVRQRRDPGS; encoded by the coding sequence ATGGCGCCGAGCTCCGGTCCCCACGAACTGCCGACGACGTCCCAGACGGAGTTGCTGGAGTTGCCCGTCGAGCGCCTCCAGCCCACCCAGCTCTGCCTCGGTCTGGCGGAGGTGCGGGCCCGGGCCTGTGATTTCCGCCTCGAATCCGCTGCCAGCCGCCGCCGTTACCTGCGCAGCCGCCCGGTGCCGGTCGCCGTCAGCAGCGCCGGTGAGCACTGGATGATCGATCGCCATCACCGGCTGCGGGCCCTGCTCGACGTCGACCCGGACGTGAGCGTGTTCTGTGCGGTGGTGCTGCGGCTGGAGGGCGCCAGCCGGGCCCATTGCCTCGAGGAGCTCAATCGCCGCGGCTGGCTCTATCTGCACGATGGCGAGGGGCGCGGTCCCCACCCGGCGGAGCGCCTGCCGAGGCGGCTGGAGGCACTCGACGACGACCCCTATCGCAGCCTGGTCTGGAAGCTGAAGCAGGAGGGGCTGATCCGTGCCCAACCCACCCTGCCCTTCCACGAGTTTCGCTGGGGCGCCTGGCTGCGTCAGCAGGCGCTGCCGCCGTTCAGTTCGATCGAGCTGGATCCGGCTCTGCCGGCGGCGCGGGAACTGGTGCGCCAACGCCGCGATCCTGGGAGCTGA
- a CDS encoding ABC transporter ATP-binding protein, with the protein MPPLSSPQHEPQHSAPALKRLLRALRPHRRRVWQAAFCSVLNKIFDLAPPVLIGLAVDVVVRQQTSSLAALGFRSVPSQLGLLALLSFVIWSAESGFEYLYGVLWRNLAQTVQHELRLEAYGHLQQLEMAFFESSSSGRLMAILNDDINQLERFLDHGANELLQLVTTVVAVGGAMAVLSPSVAGVAFLPIPVILWGSLSFQKRLAPRYREVRERAGDLNSSLANNLGGMLTIKSFAAEAWELERLRGESEAYRASNRRAIRISAAFIPLIRFAILFAFLAILVIGGLQAWQGAIAVGSYSFLVFITQRLLWPLTTLGRTLDDYQRAMASTTRVLDLLETPVSIPGGSRPLPLEQVQGRLEFRAVDFAYGGRDPLLNGFELTVPAGSTVGIVGATGSGKSTIVKLLLRLYEVQAGEILLDGQPIRELRLEDLRRAIGLVSQEVFLFHGTVAENIAYGSFRASRTAIARAAALAEAAGFIEALPQGYDTVVGERGQRLSGGQRQRIALARAILKNPPVLILDEATAAVDNETEAAIQRSLDHITASRTTLVIAHRLSTVRHADRIVVIDQGRIVEAGRHEELIVRNGAYANLWRVQAGLRREEPLLA; encoded by the coding sequence ATGCCGCCACTTTCTTCGCCCCAGCACGAGCCCCAACACTCTGCCCCCGCGCTGAAGCGGCTGCTGCGAGCCCTGCGGCCGCACCGCCGGCGGGTGTGGCAGGCGGCGTTCTGTTCGGTGCTCAACAAAATCTTCGATCTGGCGCCGCCGGTGCTGATCGGCCTGGCGGTGGATGTGGTGGTCCGCCAGCAGACTTCCAGCCTCGCCGCGCTCGGTTTCCGCAGCGTGCCGAGCCAGCTGGGGCTGCTGGCCCTGCTCTCGTTCGTGATCTGGAGCGCCGAATCCGGCTTCGAATACCTCTATGGCGTGCTGTGGCGCAACCTCGCCCAGACCGTGCAGCACGAGCTGCGGCTTGAGGCCTACGGCCATCTGCAGCAGCTGGAGATGGCCTTCTTCGAGTCGAGCAGCAGCGGCCGGCTGATGGCGATCCTCAACGACGACATCAACCAGCTCGAGCGCTTCCTCGACCATGGCGCCAACGAGCTGCTGCAACTGGTGACCACCGTGGTGGCGGTGGGCGGGGCCATGGCCGTGCTCTCCCCCAGCGTGGCGGGGGTGGCATTTCTGCCGATCCCGGTGATCCTCTGGGGCTCGCTCAGCTTCCAGAAGCGGCTGGCCCCGCGCTACCGCGAGGTGCGTGAACGGGCTGGCGATCTCAACAGCAGCCTGGCCAACAACCTCGGCGGCATGCTCACGATCAAGAGCTTCGCCGCTGAAGCCTGGGAGCTGGAGCGCCTCCGCGGCGAAAGCGAGGCCTACCGCGCCAGCAACCGCCGCGCGATCCGCATCTCGGCCGCCTTCATTCCGCTGATCCGCTTCGCGATCCTGTTCGCCTTCCTGGCGATTCTGGTGATCGGCGGCCTGCAGGCGTGGCAGGGAGCGATCGCTGTAGGCAGCTACAGCTTTCTGGTGTTCATCACCCAGCGTCTGCTCTGGCCGCTCACCACCCTGGGCCGCACCCTCGACGACTATCAGCGGGCCATGGCCTCCACCACCCGGGTGCTCGATCTGCTCGAAACTCCGGTGAGCATTCCCGGCGGCTCCCGGCCGCTGCCCCTTGAGCAGGTGCAGGGCAGGCTCGAGTTCCGCGCGGTGGACTTCGCCTACGGCGGCCGCGACCCCTTGCTGAATGGATTCGAGCTCACCGTGCCGGCCGGCAGCACCGTGGGCATCGTTGGCGCCACGGGCTCGGGCAAGAGCACGATCGTGAAGCTGCTGCTGCGGCTCTATGAGGTGCAGGCGGGCGAGATCCTGCTGGATGGCCAGCCAATTCGGGAGCTGCGGCTCGAAGATCTTCGCCGTGCCATCGGCCTGGTGAGCCAGGAGGTGTTCCTGTTCCACGGCACCGTGGCCGAGAACATCGCCTACGGCAGCTTCAGAGCCAGCCGCACGGCCATCGCCCGAGCCGCCGCCCTCGCCGAAGCCGCCGGCTTCATCGAGGCCCTGCCACAGGGCTACGACACTGTCGTGGGCGAGCGGGGCCAGCGGCTCTCAGGCGGTCAGCGGCAGCGGATCGCCCTGGCCAGGGCCATTCTCAAGAATCCGCCTGTGCTGATCCTTGATGAGGCCACCGCTGCGGTGGACAACGAAACCGAGGCCGCCATCCAGCGTTCCCTTGACCACATCACCGCCTCTCGCACCACGCTGGTGATCGCCCACCGGCTCAGCACCGTGCGCCACGCCGATCGGATCGTGGTGATTGACCAGGGTCGCATCGTGGAAGCCGGGCGCCACGAAGAGCTGATCGTCCGCAACGGCGCCTACGCCAACCTCTGGCGCGTGCAGGCCGGACTGCGCCGCGAAGAACCGCTGCTGGCCTGA